A single window of Maylandia zebra isolate NMK-2024a linkage group LG2, Mzebra_GT3a, whole genome shotgun sequence DNA harbors:
- the LOC112432752 gene encoding NLR family CARD domain-containing protein 3 — protein sequence MESAAETVKKRKMMEEPKEQPAKAAPSAEEELARVRSAFVWRVTTEILTQLLEALVCDTVLNELEKESILEKNLARADKARSFIDTVRKKGDKACKITIKHLQIKDPSLFSQLRLNSDPSAQQDALQKCQPKLKSKLKKFQRVFEGIAKAGKPTLLNQIYTELYITEGGTAEVNDEHEVRQIETASRKPDGPETTIRQEDIFKDTPGRDEPIRSVLTKGVAGIGKTVLTQKYSLDWAEDKANQDIQFIFPFTFRELNVLKEEKFSLVGLVHHFFTETKEAGICSFEDFQVVFIFDGLDECRLPLDFHKTVTDVTMPTTVDVLLTSLIRGNLLPSAHVWITTRPAAADQIPPEYVHRVTEVRGFTDPQKEEYFRKRFRDEEQASRIISHIKTSRSLHIMCHIPVFCWITTTVLERVLKTREGGQLPNTLTEMYIHFLVVQAKVKKVKYNRGRATDPHWSPESKKMIESLGKLAFDQLQKGNLIFYESDLTECGIDITAASVYSGVFTQIFKEESGLYQDKVFCFIHLSVQEFLAALHVHLTFSNSGLNLLEQQQTTSQKSETGESAEKHFYQSAVNKALQSPNGHLDLFLRFLLGLSLQTNQALLRGLLTQTGSSSQTNKKTVQYIKEKLSEDLSAEKSINLFHCLNELNDRSLVEEIQQSLRSGSLSTDKLSPAQWSALVFILLSSEEDLDVFDLKKYSASEEALLRLLPVVKASNKAL from the exons atggAGAGTGCAGCAGAGACAGTGAAGAAGAG AAAGATGATGGAAGAACCTAAAGAACAGCCAGCCAAAGCAGCTCCATCAGCAG AGGAGGAGCTTGCCAGGGTGCGGTCAGCCTTTGTCTGGAGGGTAACAACAGAAATCCTCACACAGCTGCTTGAGGCCCTCGTATGTGACACTGTCTTAAATGAGTTGGAGAAAGAATCGATACTGGAGAAGAACCTAGCCAGAGCAGATAAGGCACGCAGCTTCATCGACACAGTGAGGAAAAAAGGAGACAAAGCATGCAAGATAACAATCAAACATCTTCAGATCAAAGatccttctcttttctctcagCTGCGTTTGAACTCTGATCCATCTGCTCAACAAG ATGCTCTTCAGAAGTGTCAGCCTAAACTTAAGTCTAAGCTGAAGAAGTTCCAgcgtgtgtttgagggcatcgctaaagcaggaaaaccaaccctcctgaatcagatctacacagagctctacatcacagagggagggactgcagaggtcaatgatgaacatgaggtcagacagattgaaacagcatccaggaaaccagacggaccagaaacaaccatcagacaagaagacatctttaaagacacacctggaagagatgaaccaatcagatcagtgctgacaaagggagtggctggcattgggaaaacagtcttaacacagaaatacagcctggactgggctgaagacaaagccaaccaggacatccagttcatatttccattcactttcagagagctgaatgtgctgaaagaggaaaagttcagcttggtgggacttgttcatcacttctttactgaaaccaaagaagcaggaatctgcagctttgaagacttccaggttgtgttcatctttgatggtctggatgagtgtcgacttcctctggacttccacaaaactgtgACTGATGTTACGATGCCCACCACAGTTGATGTACTTCTCACAAGCCTGATCAGGGGGAATCTTCTTCCCTCTGCTCAcgtctggataaccacacgacctgcagcagcagacCAGATCCCCCCTGAGTATGTTCACAGggtgacagaggtcagggggttcactgacccacagaaggaggagtacttcaggaagagattcagagatgaggagcaggccagcaggatcatctcccacatcaagacatctcgaagcctccacatcatgtgccacatcccagtcttctgctggatcactacTACAGTTCTGGAGCGTGTCCtgaaaaccagagagggaggacagctgcccaacaccctgactgagatgtacatccacttcctggtggttcaggccaaagtgaagaaggtcaagtataaTAGAGGACGtgcaacagatccacactggagccCAGAGAGCAAGAAGATgattgagtctctgggaaaactggcttttgatcagctgcagaaaggaaacctgatcttctatgaatcagacctgacagagtgtggcatcgatatcacagcagcctcagtgtactcaggagtgttcacacagatctttaaagaggagagcggactgtaccaggacaaggtgttctgcttcatccatctgagtgttcaggagtttctggctgctcttcatgtccatctgaccttcagcaactctggactcaatctgctggaacaacaacaaacaacctcccagaagtctgaaacaggagaatctgcagagaaacacttctaccagagtgctgtgaacaaggccttacagagtccaaatggacacctggacttgttcctccgcttcctcctgggtctttcactgcagaccaatcaggctctcctacgaggtctgctgacacagacaggaagtagctcacagaccaataagaaaacagtccagtacatcaaggagaagctcagtgaggatctgtctgcagagaaaagcatcaatctgttccactgtctgaatgaactgaatgatcgttctctagtggaggagatccaacagtccctgagatcaggaagtctctccacagataaactgtctcctgctcagtggtcagctctggtcttcatcttactgtcatcagaagaagatctggatgtgtttgacctgaagaaatactctgcttcagaggaggctcttctgaggctgctgccagtggtcaaagcctccaacaaagctctgtga